CTGGTTAAGACCTTGGCGAACAAAATCAACTTCTGTCCCGTCAACAAAGGGCATTGCGGCTAATGCCACGTAAAACGTGCAGCCCTGGGATTCATATTTCAAATCAACCGGTTCAGGTTTTTCGATAAGTTGCACCACATAGGCATAGCCCGTACAACCAGAAACCCGCACTGAAAGGTGAAAATGAAGCGCATTTTGCGCGGTTAATTTTGATATCTGTTTCGCTGCAGCAGGTGTCAGGGTCAGCCCCTGCCATTGCATCTCAGAAAGAGACGCGGATTGCTGCAAAGATTGGTCTTTACTCATCATCCATCCCCTTTATT
The nucleotide sequence above comes from Vibrio stylophorae. Encoded proteins:
- a CDS encoding iron-sulfur cluster assembly accessory protein, with amino-acid sequence MSKDQSLQQSASLSEMQWQGLTLTPAAAKQISKLTAQNALHFHLSVRVSGCTGYAYVVQLIEKPEPVDLKYESQGCTFYVALAAMPFVDGTEVDFVRQGLNQTFIYHNPQVKNACGCGESFGV